In one Nocardioides luteus genomic region, the following are encoded:
- the cysT gene encoding sulfate ABC transporter permease subunit CysT, which produces MTTTIPEVRPAAPRSSRPASTLTRTSGIGLGVTMLWFSLLVLIPLVAVVITASSGGWSAFASQLSNEQTASAIWLTIRAAIVVTLINVVVGTVIAWVLVRDKFWGKGLLEVIIDIPFALPTIVAGLVLLSLYGAESPLGLHWANTSMSVYLALAFVTLPFVVRMVQPVLEELDADVEEAAASLGASRFTTFRRIILPSLAPAIAAGAALSFARGMGEYGSLVLLSGNLPFKSEVASVRILSAIENDNPEGAAAIAAMLLVASLLVIVVLDLIQRRMVRRG; this is translated from the coding sequence ATGACGACAACCATCCCTGAGGTCCGGCCGGCTGCTCCTCGGTCCAGCCGGCCGGCCTCCACTCTGACAAGGACCAGCGGCATCGGGCTCGGTGTCACGATGCTCTGGTTCAGCCTGCTCGTCCTCATCCCGCTGGTCGCGGTGGTCATCACCGCGTCCAGCGGGGGCTGGTCCGCCTTCGCGAGCCAGCTCAGCAACGAGCAGACCGCATCCGCGATCTGGCTGACGATCCGCGCGGCCATCGTGGTCACGCTGATCAACGTCGTCGTCGGCACCGTCATCGCCTGGGTGCTGGTGCGCGACAAGTTCTGGGGCAAGGGCCTGCTCGAGGTGATCATCGACATCCCGTTCGCGCTGCCGACGATCGTCGCCGGCCTCGTGCTGCTCTCCCTCTACGGCGCCGAGTCACCGCTCGGGCTGCACTGGGCGAACACGTCGATGTCGGTCTACCTGGCCCTCGCCTTCGTGACGCTGCCCTTCGTCGTACGCATGGTGCAGCCCGTCCTCGAGGAGCTGGACGCCGACGTGGAGGAGGCCGCGGCCTCCCTGGGGGCCTCCCGGTTCACCACGTTCCGACGGATCATCCTGCCCTCGCTGGCCCCGGCCATCGCGGCGGGTGCGGCGCTCTCCTTCGCGCGCGGGATGGGGGAGTACGGCTCCCTGGTCCTGCTCTCGGGCAACCTGCCGTTCAAGTCCGAGGTCGCCTCGGTGCGGATCCTGTCCGCGATCGAGAACGACAACCCGGAGGGCGCGGCGGCGATCGCGGCGATGCTGCTGGTCGCCTCGCTCCTCGTCATCGTCGTCCTCGACCTGATCCAGAGGAGGATGGTCCGCCGTGGCTGA
- a CDS encoding sulfate ABC transporter permease: MAETRRAPRTPLTYVLRIIVIAYLGLLVAWPVVLVAWNAFHVPDVGFTTEAFAEIFSDPQMMHAIQLTCWAAVVATLINLVFGVSISLLLVRTEFPGKRVLSALIDLPLSVSPIVVGLALVLVYGGRDGWFGPSLESAGIQVIFATPGIIMATAFVSLPLVIREVIPVLEEIGTEQEQAAASLGASSWQTFWRITLPGIKWAVIYGVVLTLARSLGEFGAVKVVSGNVLGQTRTATLAVEEKYLNFDQQGAYAVAFLLASVSVVCILIVFVLRARGARVR; this comes from the coding sequence GTGGCTGAGACCCGTCGTGCTCCCCGCACCCCGCTGACGTACGTCCTCCGCATCATCGTCATCGCCTATCTGGGCCTGCTCGTGGCCTGGCCGGTGGTCCTGGTCGCGTGGAACGCCTTCCACGTGCCCGACGTCGGCTTCACGACCGAGGCGTTCGCCGAGATCTTCAGCGACCCGCAGATGATGCACGCGATCCAGCTGACCTGTTGGGCCGCGGTGGTCGCGACGCTGATCAACCTGGTCTTCGGCGTCTCGATCTCGCTGCTGCTGGTGCGTACGGAATTTCCTGGCAAGCGCGTCCTGAGCGCGCTGATCGACCTGCCGCTGTCGGTCTCGCCGATCGTGGTCGGACTCGCCCTCGTGCTCGTCTACGGCGGGCGCGACGGCTGGTTCGGGCCTTCCCTGGAATCCGCTGGGATCCAGGTCATCTTCGCGACCCCCGGGATCATCATGGCGACCGCGTTCGTGTCGCTGCCGCTGGTGATCCGCGAGGTCATCCCGGTGCTCGAGGAGATCGGCACCGAGCAGGAGCAGGCCGCCGCGTCGCTGGGCGCGAGCTCGTGGCAGACGTTCTGGCGGATCACCCTGCCGGGCATCAAGTGGGCCGTCATCTACGGCGTCGTGCTCACCCTGGCCCGCTCGCTCGGCGAGTTCGGCGCGGTCAAGGTCGTCTCCGGCAACGTGCTCGGCCAGACCCGCACGGCCACCCTCGCGGTCGAGGAGAAGTACCTCAACTTCGACCAGCAGGGCGCGTACGCCGTCGCCTTCCTCCTCGCCAGCGTCTCGGTCGTCTGCATCCTCATCGTCTTCGTGCTGCGCGCCCGCGGTGCGCGCGTGCGGTGA
- a CDS encoding sulfate ABC transporter substrate-binding protein, with amino-acid sequence MKKIKVAVALAAASILTLTACGGSGGGSDAESISIVGFAVPETANKAIAKEFNKTPEGEGVTFETSYGASGDQSRAVESGLKADYVHLSVGTDVQRLEKAGLVDPKWDDGPNKGIVSSSIVVLGVREGNPKNIQGWEDLIKPGVGVVTANPASSGAARWNALAAWGSVVKDGGSEEDGKAYLDKLFKNVVTLTNSGRDATTAFLGGTGDVLLAYENEAILASQQGEGFEYIIPDSTVLIENPGAILKDASKPSQDWLDFVLDPQGGQKQFALTGFRPVNTENPGVVDWDAIGLKPEDIKGAKDPADPFPAPKQLLTLENDFGGRDWSGVKEKLFGTGEDGEALGIVTDSIAKSGKASQ; translated from the coding sequence ATGAAGAAGATCAAGGTTGCAGTGGCCCTGGCCGCTGCGAGCATCCTGACCTTGACCGCCTGCGGTGGCTCCGGCGGTGGCAGTGACGCGGAGTCGATCTCCATCGTCGGCTTCGCCGTCCCCGAGACCGCGAACAAGGCGATCGCCAAGGAGTTCAACAAGACCCCCGAGGGCGAGGGCGTCACGTTCGAGACCTCCTACGGCGCCTCGGGCGACCAGAGCCGGGCGGTCGAGTCGGGGCTGAAGGCCGACTACGTCCACCTGTCCGTCGGCACCGACGTTCAGCGCCTGGAGAAGGCCGGCCTGGTCGACCCGAAGTGGGACGACGGCCCCAACAAGGGCATCGTGTCCAGCTCGATCGTCGTGCTAGGTGTCCGTGAGGGCAACCCGAAGAACATCCAGGGCTGGGAGGACCTGATCAAGCCGGGCGTCGGCGTGGTCACCGCCAACCCGGCCTCCTCCGGTGCTGCCCGCTGGAACGCGCTGGCCGCCTGGGGCTCCGTCGTGAAGGACGGCGGCAGCGAAGAGGACGGCAAGGCCTACCTCGACAAGCTCTTCAAGAACGTCGTCACCCTGACCAACTCCGGTCGCGACGCCACCACCGCCTTCCTGGGCGGCACCGGTGACGTACTGCTCGCCTACGAGAACGAGGCGATCCTCGCGTCGCAGCAGGGCGAGGGCTTCGAGTACATCATCCCGGACTCGACCGTCCTGATCGAGAACCCGGGTGCCATCCTCAAGGACGCCTCCAAGCCGTCCCAGGACTGGCTCGACTTCGTCCTCGACCCCCAGGGTGGTCAGAAGCAGTTCGCCCTGACCGGCTTCCGTCCGGTCAACACCGAGAACCCGGGCGTCGTCGACTGGGACGCGATCGGCCTCAAGCCCGAGGACATCAAGGGTGCCAAGGACCCGGCCGACCCGTTCCCGGCGCCCAAGCAGCTGCTCACCCTGGAGAACGACTTCGGCGGCCGCGACTGGTCGGGCGTCAAGGAGAAGCTCTTCGGCACCGGTGAGGACGGCGAGGCTCTCGGCATCGTGACCGACTCCATCGCCAAGTCCGGCAAGGCCTCCCAGTAG